In the genome of Caldalkalibacillus thermarum, one region contains:
- a CDS encoding DUF3006 domain-containing protein: protein MIEKGVIDRIVDNKHAVILIGDDEREIIIPSHLLPLGAKEGTWLKVTFDGDKVTQIEINEAETERARERISAKLAKLREKKKSNFKKK, encoded by the coding sequence TTGATTGAAAAAGGTGTCATTGACCGTATAGTAGATAACAAACACGCTGTGATTTTAATCGGGGATGATGAGAGGGAAATCATCATCCCCTCCCATCTGCTTCCTTTAGGGGCAAAAGAAGGGACTTGGTTAAAGGTTACCTTTGACGGTGATAAAGTGACTCAAATAGAAATTAATGAGGCTGAGACAGAGAGGGCTAGAGAAAGGATCAGCGCAAAATTAGCAAAACTGAGGGAAAAGAAAAAGAGTAACTTTAAGAAAAAATAA